From Magnolia sinica isolate HGM2019 chromosome 13, MsV1, whole genome shotgun sequence, one genomic window encodes:
- the LOC131224335 gene encoding probable DNA-directed RNA polymerase, with product MSGQQGQTKSVQYKEEVFEKFHQQKVRLPLSEEELRNLQIEIEDMTMAFDEKSIFQTIPNIIKILIRNDDISAKDFLKGRELEKEDIEFLSEFGQYTIEALIVHVLSMVFYSVEYDSLIRVASLVERLESSVRMQASLLKCRRLQKPFSTAIDDVYQINEVRKRSKLVMMYPFGSGLVQFMAERELIHLMSGDLSGLSRVQIKKGSYFLPRNLYAVCNFDISLLPIKLNMPMVCPPLDWRSACPPGKKPTNLSDLTGGYLSGPTGELYDRYRLLTTGNIHHFYINISRKGNYEKLCSVMNKQQRQAFQINSDWLKYLKENEDKFVEIGLLMPKFLASMNIKDVSILLREFHMKDEVINKLCSFTELLQTVSKNIQRACYEQLILKLATAYEGYNFYLPTYLDFRGRIYRSGVLHFHERDLARSLIIFADSKSMDNNENNDTSMDNNQNLMCDYISIAAACYHYKSFTSYNESVEWWYDNIQSVNGKGVLDYVREAKRPFQFLANTIGILTNKLKVRRSNPITQDASASAYQIMSYFLLDETLAKRTNLIPSSDGQIQDVYSFILEELKEFMKAELGNDLSTIVSKNLTRKLVKSVFMPMIYGKTVMSTASDLNDDLSHYITYKECFEVASVCFKFWRTKFHGMECLIRLIRHIGWFSSARDFPVFYKVPYFTTVQDYMIMEPINIWVYDRLHKKRRRVTLRVSSSKRDRRKTEISTFVNFIHQRDANIAMSVVDEMLSLGAPIYTVHDNFITTAYYSEFIPKIYSSVFQSMGTPLSILNDFIYMNVIKPIVKRESYGPTEGEFDSKVISKEILHYYLKANVPENISKKKMLMRKSGRNSS from the exons ATGAGTGGACAACAGGGTCAGACTAAATCAGTTCAGTATAAGGAAGAAGTCTTCGAGAAGTTTCATCAACAAAAAGTCCGCTTACCATTAAGCGAAGAAGAATTACGTAATCTCCAAATTGAGATTGAGGACATGACTATGGCATTCGATGAAAAATCTATCTTTCAGACAATTCCCAACATAATCAAAATCTTAATCAGGAATGATGACATAAGTGCTAAGGATTTTCTCAAGGGTAGGGAACTCGAAAAGGAGGATATTGAATTTCTTTCAGAGTTCGGTCAATATACGATTGAGGCTTTAATAGTTCATGTACTAAGTATGGTTTTTTACTCAGTTGAGTATGACTCACTAATTCGTGTGGCTTCTTTGGTTGAACGACTAGAGTCTAGTGTCCGGATGCAAGCTTCATTATTGAAATGCCGCAGGTTACAAAAACCGTTTTCTACGGCAATAGATGATGTTTATCAAATTAATGAGGTGAGGAAAAGATCGAAATTGGTGATGATGTATCCCTTTGGTTCCGGGTTAGTTCAATTCATGGCTGAAAGGGAATTGATCCATTTAATGAGTGGTGATTTGAGCGGGCTTTCTCGAGTTCAGATTAAGAAAGGATCTTATTTTCTTCCAAGAAATCTCTACGCTGTCTGCAACTTTGATATATCATTACTACCGATCAAGCTCAACATGCCTATGGTATGCCCACCTCTAGATTGGAGGAGTGCCTGCCCGCCGGGTAAAAAACCAACAAACCTGTCCGATCTAACAGGGGGTTACTTAAGTGGGCCAACAGGGGAATTATATGATCGTTACCGCCTGTTAACTACCGGTAATATTCATcatttttatattaatattagcaGAAAGGGTAATTACGAGAAACTATGTAGTGTAATGAACAAGCAGCAGCGTCAGGCCTTTCAAATCAACAGTGATTGGTTGAAATATCTTAAAGAGAATGAGGACAAATTTGTTGAAATTGGTTTACTCATGCCTAAATTTCTAGCCTCTATGAATATAAAAGATGTTTCCATCTTACTTAGAGAGTTTCATATGAAGGATGAGGTTATTAACAAATTATGTAGCTTTACCGAGTTGTTACAGACTGTATCTAAGAACATACAGCGTGCTTGTTATGAGCAATTGATTCTCAAGCTGGCAACCGCCTACGAgggttataatttttatttgccgaCCTATCTCGACTTCCGAGGTCGAATCTACCGCAGTGGGGTCTTGCATTTTCACGAGCGTGATCTAGCAAGAAGCCTGATCATCTTTGCGGATAGCAAATCTATGGACAATAATGAGAATAATGACACATCTATGGACAATAATCAGAATCTAATGTGTGATTACATATCTATCGCAGCTGCTTGCTACCATTACAAGTCTTTCACCTCTTATAATGAGTCAGTAGAGTGGTGGTATGATAACATCCAATCGGTGAACGGTAAGGGGGTTCTCGACTACGTTCGGGAGGCAAAACGCCCTTTTCAGTTCCTCGCCAATACAATTGGAATCTTAACTAACAAATTGAAGGTTCGGAGGAGCAACCCTATTACCCAAGACGCCTCAGCGAGTGCATATCAGATAATGAGTTACTTTTTGTTGGATGAAACCCTGGCTAAGAGAACGAATCTCATCCCATCTTCGGATGGTCAAATCCAAGATGTTTATTCATTCATCCTCGAAGAGCTCAAGGAGTTCATGAAAGCAGAACTGGGGAATGATCTATCAACGATCGTTAGCAAGAACCTCACTCGAAAGCTAGTCAAAAGTGTCTTTATGCCAATGATCTATGGCAAAACAGTTATGAGCACGGCCAGCGATCTAAATGACGATCTCTCTCACTACATCACATATAAGGAATGCTTCGAAGTCGCCTCTGTCTGCTTTAAGTTCTGGAGGACGAAATTTCATGGCATGGAATGCCTGATCCGGTTGATCCGCCATATTGGCTGGTTCTCGTCTGCTAGGGATTTCCCTGTTTTCTACAAAGTGCCTTACTTTACCACGGTACAGGATTATATGATAATGGAGCCCATAAATATATGGGTTTATGATAGACTTCATAAGAAGAGGCGTCGGGTGACTCTCAGAGTTTCTTCTTCTAAGAGAGATCGTAGGAAGACGGAAATCTCTACCTTCGTCAACTTCATCCATCAGAGGGATGCCAATATTGCAATGAGTGTCGTAGACGAGATGCTTTCTCTGGGAGCTCCTATATACACAGTACACGACAACTTTATAACTACAGCATACTATAGCGAGTTTATACCAAAGATTTATAGCAGCGTCTTTCAGAGCATGGGCACTCCACTTTCAATCCTCAACGATTTCATCTATATGAATGTTATTAAACCGATTGTCAAAAGGGAGTCATATGGACCGACTGAGGGTGAGTTTGACAGTAAGGTCATCTCAAAAGAGATTCTTCATTATTACTTAAAGGCTAATGTACCTGAGAACATAAGCAAGAAGAAGATG CTCATGAGAAAAAGTGGGAGAAATTCAAGTTAA
- the LOC131222458 gene encoding DNA polymerase-like, producing the protein MQGGNSILQRTLLSMIHQMKAYTTDSATTGPLLNRLYQKIERTTHQDPHPGLIIASHHFCEPYPLVNEIDLLCLATMDLLIQFSYPSLSGYGKFTISFTMKRSSGDEISFTLGHAIPLTYQDGQLIPKNEVYAHIYKEIMRYAEIYDGDYIVRLMIRVYMDGSKKMDRPALSSEERDRSLSSIIPAGLSEIEPITAREIRNRKRSYPTHITALKPCRTELKPFIVADTETILIDNVHKTYAAGLLMVRPGEQIDDIMIDTYFSEDYSIILDSFEERSTKVLYDLVLRISTIVRQEQSTLTIYFHNFSRFDGILLLKHLACHHKSYKLKPLMRNNRLYELAVYSGQKMLFRFRDSLNLLPGKLNALAKNLCPGLGQKGTIPYEEVTQSNLVSMKKSLLDYMKQDILLLGGVMLKAQEIYWKLYKVDIESKITISSLALSIFRMKYYDDSNWPIHIPNKNEDSFIRRAYYGGHTDTYKPYGEDLYYYDVNSLYPFVMKEFPMPGGVPVWHGNLEGKDLDSMFGFIEAYVVCPKTIKKPFLPYRDKNHTLIFPTGEFVGVYYSEELKYARGLGYTVIPISGYLFERMESPFRDFVSSLFESRLEARKEGNEAMAYVYKILMNSLYGRFGINPKSTTTEVCDEDRYKHLIRHSELIFGDMLSENNYIVAYHSNTEKGSDYWNPPKNSAVQLAAAITASARIYMYPYISRDDCYYTDTDSVVLGQPLPPEVITSSVLGQFKLEDRVMKGYFLAPKSYFYIAIDGTNVLKYKGPAKNQVYPEWFESQYADPSRTELVPVEANFRIDWHTLNIIKKDTLVRLGIKLGTKRIPVYHRDVWVDTDPIDINDLSCLDHIGKQIIKSLRNALIQLQTEKQILNEKLSQKERENAERDKEMKEQFDAQKNTEKRMHTQSTTEIQTRLTEDRTLLDKEEEEPVTYPTLDEKTQTDKKIPNTDEERPNTDEEKPT; encoded by the coding sequence ATGCAGGGAGGGAATTCCATCTTACAGCGTACACTATTAAGTATGATTCATCAGATGAAGGCATACACCACAGACAGCGCAACTACTGGACCGTTATTGAATCGCTTGTATCAAAAGATTGAACGAACAACACACCAAGATCCGCATCCAGGGTTAATCATTGCTTCACATCACTTCTGCGAGCCTTACCCTCTTGTTAACGAGATTGACCTACTCTGTCTTGCGACCATGGATCTCTTAATCCAGTTTTCTTACCCATCCTTATCTGGTTACGGTAAGTTCACAATTTCCTTTACCATGAAGCGATCTTCCGGAGATGAGATCTCATTTACGCTAGGTCATGCTATCCCCTTGACTTATCAAGATGGTCAGTTAATTCCTAAGAATGAGGTCTATGCTCATATATATAAAGAGATTATGAGATATGCGGAAATCTACGATGGAGATTATATAGTTCGACTCATGATCCGAGTCTATATGGACGGCAGCAAAAAGATGGATAGGCCTGCCTTATCTTCTGAGGAGAGAGATCGCTCACTTTCTTCAATCATTCCCGCCGGATTGAGTGAGATCGAGCCTATAACAGCAAGAGAGATCCGAAATCGTAAGCGTAGCTATCCAACCCATATCACAGCACTCAAACCATGTCGCACTGAGCTGAAACCATTCATTGTTGCTGATACCGAGACTATACTGATCGATAACGTTCATAAGACTTATGCAGCTGGTCTCTTGATGGTTCGTCCCGGTGAACAGATCGATGATATTATGATTGATACCTACTTCAGTGAAGACTATTCTATCATCTTGGATTCCTTTGAAGAAAGGAGTACTAAGGTACTTTATGACTTGGTATTAAGGATTTCAACGATTGTGAGACAAGAACAATCCACTTTAACTATTTACTTCCACAACTTTTCTAGATTCGATGGAATTCTCTTGCTTAAGCACCTAGCATGTCATCACAAGAGCTACAAGctcaaaccactgatgaggaacaATAGGCTTTACGAGTTAGCTGTCTATTCTGGTCAGAAGATGTTATTCCGCTTCAGAGACTCCTTGAATCTACTCCCTGGCAAACTGAATGCCCTAGCTAAGAATCTATGCCCGGGTCTAGGCCAGAAAGGCACTATCCCATATGAAGAGGTTACACAGTCAAATCTGGTAAGTATGAAAAAAAGCTTGTTAGACTATATGAAGCAGGACATCCTTCTCCTTGGAGGTGTAATGCTAAAAGCTCAAGAGATATATTGGAAGCTGTACAAGGTGGACATAGAAAGCAAGATAACCATTTCCTCACTGGCTCTAAGCATCTTTCGTATGAAATACTACGATGATTCTAATTGGCCAATCCACATCCCAAACAAGAATGAAGACAGCTTTATAAGGCGTGCCTACTACGGTGGTCATACAGATACATACAAGCCATATGGCGAGGACCTATACTACTACGATGTGAACTCTCTCTATCCCTTTGTCATGAAGGAATTTCCAATGCCTGGTGGTGTGCCTGTCTGGCATGGAAATCTGGAAGGCAAGGACTTAGATAGCATGTTTGGCTTTATTGAGGCATATGTGGTCTGTCCGAAGACTATCAAGAAGCCCTTTCTACCCTATCGAGACAAGAATCACACTCTCATCTTTCCAACCGGGGAATTTGTTGGAGTGTACTATAGCGAGGAGTTAAAGTATGCAAGAGGCCTAGGCTACACTGTGATCCCAATCTCAGGCTACCTCTTTGAGAGGATGGAAAGCCCATTCAGGGACTTTGTTAGCTCACTCTTTGAGAGCAGGTTAGAGGCAAGGAAAGAAGGTAATGAGGCCATGGCCTATGTATACAAGATCCTTATGAATTCGCTATACGGTCGATTTGGCATTAACCCAAAAAGCACGACCACCGAGGTCTGCGATGAAGATCGATACAAACATTTGATCAGGCATAGTGAGTTGATATTCGGTGATATGCTTAGCGAGAACAACTACATCGTAGCCTACCATAGCAATACCGAGAAGGGCTCAGATTATTGGAACCCACCGAAGAACTCAGCTGTCCAACTAGCTGCTGCGATCACAGCCTCAGCGAGGATCTATATGTACCCTTATATCTCAAGAGATGACTGCTACTACACGGACACAGACTCAGTTGTGCTTGGTCAGCCACTACCTCCAGAAGTGATTACTTCTTCTGTCTTAGGTCAGTTTAAGCTAGAGGACAGAGTCATGAAAGGATACTTTCTCGCACCGAAATCCTATTTCTACATCGCAATAGATGGCACCAATGTACTCAAGTACAAGGGACCAGCGAAAAACCAGGTTTATCCAGAATGGTTTGAGTCACAGTACGCTGACCCATCTCGTACAGAACTGGTACCGGTGGAAGCCAACTTCCGGATTGATTGGCACACTCTGAACATCATCAAGAAAGACACATTGGTCAGGCTTGGGATTAAGCTGGGGACCAAGAGGATACCAGTATATCACAGAGATGTCTGGGTGGATACTGATCCTATTGATATCAATGACTTGTCTTGCCTAGATCACATTGGAAAACAAATCATCAAATCACTAAGGAATGCTTTAATACAACTACAGACTGAAAAGCAAATTCTCAATGAGAAATTATCtcagaaggaaagagagaatgccgagagagacaaagagatGAAAGAACAGTTTGATGCTCAGAAGAATACAGAGAAAAGGATGCACACTCAATCCACTACAGAGATACAGACTCGTCTGACTGAAGACAGAACACTATtagataaagaagaagaagaaccagtgACTTACCCTACATTAGACGAGAAAACTCAGACAGACAAGAAGATACCTAATACAGACGAGGAGAGACCTAATACAGACGAGGAGAAACCGACTTGA